In Candidatus Moanabacter tarae, the genomic stretch TTGTTCCTTTCACAGTAAGTTTCTTTGTTACTACCTTTATCACGTCGATGCCTAAATTGGTTCGTGTGAGTGCCACCATGATCAGTTGGCTCTGGAGAGCAGAAATCTCAACCGCTTGGACAACTGAATCTGCTGTGCCTGCGCATTCGAATACCATGTCGGCACCTTCACCGGCTTTCCCGGGGCATTTGGATACGGCTGAACGTAATCGATCGACACCCTCTGGACCAGAAGGATCCACAGTGATCGCGCCTATGGATTCTGCAATCTCGCGTCGCAGGGGGGAAGGTTCACTCACGACAATGTGGTTATAACCTCTAGTTTGAGCAGCCAACAGTACAGAGAGGCCAATCGTTCCACTTCCCACAATCACTAATTTCGGAAGACTCTTAACGTCTTTTGAAATAATTTCCTCGGAACGGTCAAGGGCCTGGAGTGCCACGGTCAGGGGTTCTATAAGGGTAACCAAATCTGGTTCGATAACGGAGTACTTATTGGCTTTGCCTGAACCATCGACTGATATCAAATTTCGATCTGCTTCCGGGATTAACACATATTCGGCAAATGCTCCCCCAAATTGAACCCATTGTGGATGTCCGGTAACTCGCTGGTCAGGACTAATGTTGGTAACGCGCTCCCCTACGGATACGACCTGAGCGGCAAATTCGTGCCCCGAGTTTAGAGGGTAACGGAATCGGCTGCCGTAGGCGTCCATTAGGTATCGATGGACGTCCGATCCACAAATGCCGCAGACTTGAATCCTTAACAGAGCGTCGTCTGGCCCCAATTTTGGGACTGGCACCTGATGCACCCGTACTCGGCGAGGCTCATAAACCTCAGCTGCTAACATCGTCTTAGGAACTTGGGGATGTTGGGGACTTCTCACTTAACCATCTGCTGATCGATTGTCTGAATAATTTTTGATTAGTCGCAAAAAGCGGCAACCCACTATGCCTATTATTCATCGGAGGAATCTTGATCGACTAAAAGTTAATTGCACCTATCCTTACCGGGACGATTCGTTTATTCTGAAGACTACCTGGGATTGACCTCCTAAGGGAACCTTGCGGAGCACAGTCGCAAGGCGAGTTTAAGCAAGAAACAGACCCGAATCCTTAACAGCAATTCCGCTTTAAGCAATGGAAAATTTAATACCGTATATTGCAGTTCTATAGATCAAGCCTCTAAAGACATTCTAGGCTAACTTCTCTATGATTGAGTGTCTAAAAGAATTCGATTAATAAGTGAACTTTCCTGGCGCTTGACAGTTACAAAGTTGCATTCTGCCACCTCTTTTAACAAAACATAACTATGGAATTATCCTGTTGCATATGGGCATTGTCAGAGTCTCCGGGAAATGCACTCGAGCAAGTCTCGTTTGCCGGATTTAAGTCAATCGATGTTTGTCCTGGTTTTTTGGATACCTATGAGCAGATTGTCCGGTCTCAGGCTCTTGAACTAGATGTCTCCTGCTTTGGCGCATCCTTTGGACTTCCGGATGGAATTTCCTTGGATCATGAGGAAACTTTTCTGCGAAGCCAAGCGGTTTCCTACCTTGAACAAGGGATCCAAACTAGTGGTGAATTGGGCGCTAATACTGTCTATGTCGTTCCCGATAAGTCGGAAGATCGCAGGAATCTTTCACGCTATGCTCATTCGCTTACCTTAGCAGCAGATCAAGCTGCGGCCTTTGGGGTAAAACTGTGCGTGGAGCATTTTCCTGGAAGCGCGCTCTCAACCGCTCTCGGCACTATTCAATATTTGAGAAACATCGATCATCCCAATCTTTTTCTTCTTCTGGATCTCGGTCACTTGCAAATATCCGATGAAAATCCTGCCGCCATCATTGATGCTGCCGGTTCTCTTCTCGGATACGTTCATCTTGACGACAACGATGGGAAAGACGATTTGCATCTTCCCCTTTGCGATGGGATCTTAAATCTGGAAACATTGGAGACTACTTTTCAAGCTCTTTATGACAATGAGTATGTCGGCAACGTCAGCTTAGAGCTAAGCCCAAACCTCGATGACCCTCTCGATGGCCTAATCCGCAGCCGTCGAGTAGTTGAGGAGTTTCTGAATAGGTGATATGGATTATCGGTCGCCCTATTCATTATTCTTGATGGAGAAAAGAGGGAGATCGAGTATTCCTATTTTGGATGTTCTCCTTTATGGGAACCCTATTCCCTGGAGGGCGCGGGGTGGATTGTCCAACTAATCTGTTTCAATAGTCCACAAATTTGCTCAGCCAATAGGTGAGAGTTATTCCAACATGAACGGATTTGCTTGAAACAAACCAAAGACGGATGAAGTAATTCCAATCAGAGGGATCGCCTCATCCTGTAACCTGATCCAAGTCTACCAATCACTGCATCGGAGAGTAGGTTGTTGGCTCAAGAAGCTGATTCTTTACATTCTTAACAATGACTCCGAATTTGTGGGATTGCTCAAAGACTCGCTGCCATTCCGGATCAGCTCGGAATTTAGCCCACGCCTCTTGTCGATGGTTGGCATCGGGGAAGGCGACCAGATACGTTAATTCATGGTTGCTATCCCCTACGGCCGTAGTCCAGTAACCGATACTTTGAATACCATGTTTTTCAAAAAGTTTCATGGTGTGAGCAGCAAATCGTTTGTTTAAGGCCGGAAGCATACCGGGGTTACATTCGTAAATCCTCAGTTCGTAAAGCATAGCATATTCCCTCTCAATATTCGATTTTCAATTTTACTTTAAAAGGTTTTAACGAACGCCTAGAGTAGGGTTTACCATCACAGCCCTGAACCAGGCGATACATTTTTGTTTGTTCGCGGTTAGCCTCCGAAAGAAATTTTTATTTCCTTTATATGAACGAATTGGAAGGATTAAGTTTAGCTTACGGGATGTGATAACTCAGCTTGATTCTTCCTAAATTTGAATCCTGTTACCCAAATCCTGAGAAATTGTGTCAATTTCTAATCCAAACTCTAAAAGAAAGGGGACCTCACCAAATTAGGACACACGGGAGAACCTTATGATGCAACTTATCTCAAGCTCGTTATTCGATGAGCCCTCGCCTATGTTCTTAGTAGATGTTTGATTGGAATCCTGTTTTAAGAGCAGGGAATGTCTTGCAATCATTGCTCTTGAATATTCAATCCAATTGTCTCAGCCCGTTGCGGAGGCCTATGTTATGTCCGAAGCTCTATCCCCATCCGTAATCGAATCCCTTCGCGATTTTGACAGTGCAACTATAGCGAATGCCATCGAATATTTTGAAGCACGCGACCGGACTACCGGTTACGCTACTGGCGATTTAGTTTGTCAGACCCCTGAGATTACCCAGTCGATGGTTGGTTGTGCAATTACCTGTAAGTTTGATTCCACGACTCCTGGTGACCGACGTCCTTCCGGGCTCGGGGAACTGATAGAGTTGGTCAATTCTGCCCCCAAACCATCCGTGCTCGTTGTCGAACATTTAGGACATGACCGAAAGCGATCTTGTTTATTTGGAGACATGTTTTGTACTTCTCTGGAAAAACTCGGCTGCACCGGGATCGTTACTGACTCTAACGGCCGTGATCGGAAATCGATTCGTAAGCGCACACCTAAGTTTCAAATTTTTTGCACAGGGTGGGTTGTTTCGCATGGTTACGGTGTATTTCTTGATCTGAACGTCACAGTGTCGATCTGTGGGTTGACCATTCAACCAGGTGATTTGCTCCATGGTGACGAAAGTGGTCTGGTTTCCATTCCCAAAGAGATCGTTGGAGGGATTGTACAAAGGGCCACGAAGGTTGGGCGTGAAGAGGCTGAATTCTTCAAATTTTTGGAGAGCAAAAGATTTACGGTCGAAGAACTAAAACGCCGGATCACACCCCATTTACGGTCGAAGAATTGAAACACCAAATCTTACCCACCCCCGCATGAATAGAAACGGGCTAGCTTTCCTGGGAGGATACTCAAGCCATGGGGGTATTTATTTTTATCTTAGGAAAACACAAGCCCTAATCTGGGGAAACACGAAAGCTCTATGGTTTTCTCCATCATCCAATATGGACATGATATAATATGATCGTAGAAGACGGTTACTCCATTAGAAATACCATTTCCGTCTCCATCCAATGTTCCTCTGGCTTACGATTGGGCAGAGGAATTTGGCAGGGCAAGCATTCTTCCCACCAGAGCTTTGTCACAGGGTCTTCGGCGATTGCTTTCATATCGGTATCGTAGTTTGCCCCAGTGTACTCCCAGTAGCTGAATAAGTATTTCTTACCGTCCAGTTTGGCTGTATAGATGGAATAGTTCCTGATGTGGGAATTTTTCAAGCGCTCTAGAACTTCCGGCCATGTCCCAGAATGCAGTTTCCGATAGTACTGCTCTTTTTCCGATACCAGACCAATAATAAATCCAAATCGCTTAACTTTTGTTTTGTGGCGTTCTTCTGGTGAAGGATTAGTGGGTCCGTAGACCGGCTCAACTCCGCTAGAGATGCCCATGGTGTTTCTTTCGATTTAGTTCGGAACTTGTTTCGATATCCGAGATTCTAAGCTCATTTAATCGAAGAAAATTGTCAAGAATCTCGGAGGCTCACGGTTGGCTCTTTGAGCATTAAGAAAGTCGATTCCAGAAACGGCGTTTCTTTGAAACTTCGATTCAGATGGTTCGAAGTCGGTCGGTTTCATTTTCCTCATCCTTTGAATTAATTAGCCGAAAAATCAATTTGGTGGTAACAAAGTACCCTTTAGGAGAATTTCAAAAAGAGGAAAGATAAAGATTAGGTGAGCTTGTATAACCTTTGGGCGTTCTTATGGAATAGTCGTCTTTGTTCCTCCTGGGGTTTGGAGCTGACAATCTGTCGCAGACCGCTGATCCAGTCAGCTAAGGGTGCTCCAAAGGTACAGACTGGCCAGTCACCGCCGAATACAACACGATCTGGCCCGAAGGAATCGAGGCAGTGCTCAACGGTCGGCGCTAGAATTTCTGGGTGCCACCCGCTGGGAGCGCGAGCTACAACACCAGAAATTTTACAGACCGTATTTTTACGTTTTGCTAGCGCTGCTATATCTCTTCGCCATTGGCTTGCGTTGTGAAAATATGGATCATTCGGATCGGGAGAAACGGATCCATTAACAACCATTGGGTCCGCGTTACCGCAGTGATCCACAATAATGAGCGTATCTGGACAGCGATCAACCAATTGAACCCCATCTGAGAGTTCAGAAGGACGCATACACAAATCGAAACTCTTATCGATTTCTCCTAGCGCGCGAACTCCTCGAACGAATTTTGGGCCCAAGCAATGTCCTCGTGGTGTTTTTGGGGTTTGCAGGACCTGGCGAAAGCCTTTGACATAGGGGTTCTCCTTAAACCGGGTTGCATATGCGGCAAAGCCATCATCGTCCGGATTGCCTCCGAGTACCGCACCGGCCATGGGATTATCTTCTTGGCGACATATCTCTATGATAAAATCTGCTTCCTC encodes the following:
- the tdh_1 gene encoding L-threonine 3-dehydrogenase, whose protein sequence is MRSPQHPQVPKTMLAAEVYEPRRVRVHQVPVPKLGPDDALLRIQVCGICGSDVHRYLMDAYGSRFRYPLNSGHEFAAQVVSVGERVTNISPDQRVTGHPQWVQFGGAFAEYVLIPEADRNLISVDGSGKANKYSVIEPDLVTLIEPLTVALQALDRSEEIISKDVKSLPKLVIVGSGTIGLSVLLAAQTRGYNHIVVSEPSPLRREIAESIGAITVDPSGPEGVDRLRSAVSKCPGKAGEGADMVFECAGTADSVVQAVEISALQSQLIMVALTRTNLGIDVIKVVTKKLTVKGTIGAPLHKYAMEAARILSSRNKDAAKLITHRFPLEDAEKAFELACDPHRCCKVLVETLNR
- the dpe gene encoding D-psicose 3-epimerase; translated protein: MELSCCIWALSESPGNALEQVSFAGFKSIDVCPGFLDTYEQIVRSQALELDVSCFGASFGLPDGISLDHEETFLRSQAVSYLEQGIQTSGELGANTVYVVPDKSEDRRNLSRYAHSLTLAADQAAAFGVKLCVEHFPGSALSTALGTIQYLRNIDHPNLFLLLDLGHLQISDENPAAIIDAAGSLLGYVHLDDNDGKDDLHLPLCDGILNLETLETTFQALYDNEYVGNVSLELSPNLDDPLDGLIRSRRVVEEFLNR
- a CDS encoding Putative 4-hydroxy-4-methyl-2-oxoglutarate aldolase, yielding MSEALSPSVIESLRDFDSATIANAIEYFEARDRTTGYATGDLVCQTPEITQSMVGCAITCKFDSTTPGDRRPSGLGELIELVNSAPKPSVLVVEHLGHDRKRSCLFGDMFCTSLEKLGCTGIVTDSNGRDRKSIRKRTPKFQIFCTGWVVSHGYGVFLDLNVTVSICGLTIQPGDLLHGDESGLVSIPKEIVGGIVQRATKVGREEAEFFKFLESKRFTVEELKRRITPHLRSKN
- the rhaM_1 gene encoding L-rhamnose mutarotase, whose protein sequence is MGISSGVEPVYGPTNPSPEERHKTKVKRFGFIIGLVSEKEQYYRKLHSGTWPEVLERLKNSHIRNYSIYTAKLDGKKYLFSYWEYTGANYDTDMKAIAEDPVTKLWWEECLPCQIPLPNRKPEEHWMETEMVFLME